A genomic segment from Equus przewalskii isolate Varuska chromosome X, EquPr2, whole genome shotgun sequence encodes:
- the LOC139080890 gene encoding 40-kDa huntingtin-associated protein, which translates to MAASAGGLGGGAGPGPEAGDFLARYRQVSNKLKKRFLRKPNVAEAGEQFAQLGRELRAQECLPYAAWCQLAVARCQQALFHGPGEALALTEAARLFLRQERDARQRLVCPAAYGEPLQAAASALGAAVRLHLELGQPAAAAALCLELAAALRDLGQPAAAAGHFQRAAQLQLPQLPLAALQALGDAASCQLLARDYSGALAVFTRMQRLAREHGSHPVQPPPPPPPPPPGPQPGPGAAPALPAALLLPNAGSAAAPAALGAFSDVLVRCEVSRVLLLLLLQPPPAKLLPEHAHTLEKYCWEAFDSHGQESSGQLPEELFLLLQSLVMATHEKDTEAVKSLQVEMWPLLSAEQNHLLHLVLQETVSPSGQGI; encoded by the coding sequence ATGGCGGCATCCGCGGGCGGCCTGGGTGGAGGCGCGGGCCCAGGGCCCGAGGCCGGGGACTTCCTGGCCCGGTACCGCCAGGTGTCGAACAAGCTGAAGAAGCGCTTCCTGCGGAAGCCGAACGTGGCGGAGGCCGGGGAGCAGTTCGCACAGCTGGGCCGCGAGCTGCGCGCCCAGGAGTGCCTGCCGTACGCGGCCTGGTGCCAGCTGGCGGTGGCGCGCTGCCAGCAGGCGCTCTTCCACGGGCCCGGGGAGGCGCTGGCGCTCACCGAGGCCGCCCGCCTCTTCCTGCGGCAGGAGCGCGACGCGCGTCAGCGCCTCGTCTGCCCCGCCGCCTACGGGGAGCCGCTGCAGGCCGCCGCCAGCGCCCTGGGCGCCGCCGTGCGCCTGCACCTCGAGCTGGGCCagccggccgccgccgccgccctctGCCTCGAGCTGGCCGCCGCCCTGCGCGACCTGGGCCagccggccgccgccgccggccaCTTCCAGCGCGCCGCCCAGCTGCAGCTGCCCCAGCTGCCCCTGGCCGCGTTGCAGGCGCTCGGCGACGCCGCCTCCTGCCAGCTGCTGGCGCGCGACTACAGCGGCGCCTTGGCGGTCTTCACGCGCATGCAGCGCCTGGCGCGGGAGCACGGCAGCCACCCGgtgcagccgccgccgccgccgccgccgccgccgccggggcccCAGCCCGGACCCGGCGCGGCCCCCGCCCTGCCGGCCGCGCTGCTGCTCCCGAACGCCGGCTCTGCAGCCGCGCCCGCCGCGCTGGGCGCCTTCTCGGACGTGCTGGTCCGCTGCGAGGTGTCTCgcgtgctgctgctgctgctcctgcaaCCCCCGCCCGCCAAGCTCCTGCCGGAGCATGCCCACACCCTGGAGAAGTACTGCTGGGAGGCTTTCGACAGCCACGGGCAGGAGAGCAGTGGCCAGCTTCCGGAGGAGCTCTTCCTACTGCTCCAGTCCTTGGTCATGGCCACCCACGAAAAGGACACGGAGGCCGTCAAGTCGCTGCAGGTGGAGATGTGGCCGCTGTTGAGTGCCGAGCAGAACCACCTCCTGCACCTCGTTCTGCAAGAAACCGTCTCCCCCTCAGGACAGGGGATCTGA
- the LOC103543494 gene encoding histone H2A-Bbd type 2/3, whose translation MPGNRSRRRRGSSHGQGRPRSRTARAQLLFSVSWVEHLLREGHYARRLSPSAPVFLAAVIQYLTAKVLELAGNEACKSGRRRITPELVDMAVHNNALLSGFFGATTISQVAPGRE comes from the coding sequence ATGCCGGGGAATCGCAGCCGTCGTCGTCGAGGGTCCTCCCACGGCCAGGGCCGGCCCCGCTCCCGCACCGCCCGAGCGCAGCTGTTGTTTTCCGTGAGCTGGGTGGAGCACCTCCTGCGGGAGGGCCACTACGCCCGGCGCCTGAGCCCCTCCGCCCCGGTCTTCCTGGCGGCCGTCATCCAGTACCTGACGGCCAAGGTCCTGGAGCTGGCGGGCAACGAGGCCTGCAAGAGCGGCAGGAGGCGCATCACCCCGGAGCTCGTGGACATGGCGGTCCACAACAACGCGCTGCTCAGCGGCTTCTTTGGCGCCACGACCATCTCCCAGGTGGCCCCGGGCCGGGAGTAG